In one window of Littorina saxatilis isolate snail1 linkage group LG11, US_GU_Lsax_2.0, whole genome shotgun sequence DNA:
- the LOC138979489 gene encoding uncharacterized protein: MYETEALRQLNNPAHYTRLDVDPTPSIAKTSNDFVEQLQARALIDENCYRWALLDPETTRTSVFYHLPKVHKDRQNPPGRPIISGCGGPTEKMSKLVDHWLQPLVRELPSYVKDTTHFLQLVENWKTSYGPLPIDALIVTVDVVGLYTNIPHQDVGTSVADTLSTGQHLVPEAPPKNLLLKIIDHVLHNNVFQFDGQIFKQIFGTAMGTPMAPTIANIFMAMWKRYIDDITIWLHGKEELVKFIEWLNEQHPTIKFTYSYGRSNVPYLDVNLSITPDGLLTTDLHVKPTDAAMILPFHSCHPRHCPRSIPYSQCLRLRRICSDEETFRSRCTELKGKLEKRGYPTGLINAAVETVGARSRDSVLQYVNSNQPKADRVPFVIRHNPSNPPLGRWLKGFMPVLHTSARMKKAVPNPPIVGERNCYNIRNLLMPSGLPPSQNLTPVSSAGCHSCPGCVLCAGHLRDTTTFSSVVTGQSFHIRDCLSCTSTNVVYLIDCEKCHGKQYVGETGQTVRRRFYGHTYTIRKDVDTLVAKHFRSPEHSLSDMRVTVIEQVKVDNVDIRRQRERFWRYKLRTNYPEGLHVFD; the protein is encoded by the exons ATGTATGAAACGGAGGCTTTGAGACAACTGAACAACCCAGCACACTATACCAGGCTAGATGTTGACCCCACTCCCTCCATTGCCAAAACGTCCAACGACTTTGTGGAACAGCTGCAGGCCAGAGCACTCATTGATGAAAACTGTTACCGTTGGGCTCTACTAGATCCTGAGACTACAAGAACCAGCGTCTTCTACCACTTACCCAAAGTCCACAAGGACAGGCAGAACCCACCTGGACGTCCCATCATATCTGGATGTGGAGGCCCCACAGAGAAAATGTCTAAATTGGTTGATCATTGGCTACAGCCTCTAGTGCGGGAGCTTCCTTCATACGTCAAGGACACGACACACTTTCTGCAGCTGGTTGAGAACTGGAAGACTAGTTATGGCCCCCTTCCTATTGACGCCCTGATAGTCACTGTCGACGTGGTGGGGCTCTATACAAATATACCGCACCAGGATGTAGGTACTTCCGTCGCTGACACACTATCAACTGGTCAACATCTGGTCCCTGAAGCCCCACCCAAGAACTTGCTCTTGAAAATTATTGACCACGTTCTTCATAACAACGTTTTTCAGTTTGACGGTCAGATTTTCAAGCAGATCTTCGGCACAGCTATGGGTACCCCCATGGCCCCCACTATCGCAAACATCTTCATGG CTATGTGGAAAAGATACATTGATGACATCACCATCTGGTTACATGGGAAAGAGGAGCTGGTGAAGTTCATAGAGTGGCTGAATGAGCAGCACCCTACGATCAAGTTCACATACTCATATGGGAGATCTAACGTCCCTTATCTTGATGTGAACTTATCTATCACTCCAGATGGCCTCCTCACTACAGATCTCCATGTCAAACCCACTGATGCGGCCATGATCCTCCCTTTCCACTCATGTCACCCTCGCCATTGTCCACGCAGCATCCCGTACAGTCAATGCCTGCGACTGAGACGCATCTGCTCTGATGAGGAAACTTTCAGGAGCAGATGCACCGAGTTGAAAGGTAAACTCGAGAAGAGAGGATACCCTACAGGTCTCATCAACGCAGCTGTAGAGACAGTGGGAGCCAGGTCTAGGGACTCTGTCTTGCAGTACGTCAATAGTAACCAGCCCAAAGCAGACAGAGTCCCATTCGTCATCAGACATAACCCCAGCAACCCTCCCCTCGGGCGTTGGTTGAAAGGCTTCATGCCAGTGTTGCACACCAGTGCTAGGATGAAGAAAGCTGTACCAAACCCACCCATTGTAGGAGAGAGGAACTGCTACAATATCCGCAACCTCCTCATGCCCTCTGGCCTCCCACCTTCCCAGAATTTGACACCAGTGTCCAGCGCCGGGTGCCACTCCTGTCCggggtgtgtgttgtgtgccggTCACCTGCGGGACACCACTACTTTCAGTAGTGTGGTTACTGGCCAGTCTTTCCACATCAGAGACTGCTTGTCGTGCACCTCCACTAATGTGGTGTACCTCATAGACTGTGAAAAGTGCCACGGCAAGCAGTATGTGGGGGAGACTGGTCAGACTGTCCGTCGAAGGTTCTATGGCCACACATACACCATTCGGAAGGACGTGGACACCCTGGTGGCGAAACACTTCAGGTCCCCCGAGCATTCCCTGTCTGACATGAGGGTGACTGTAATTGAACAGGTCAAAGTCGATAACGTGGACATCCGGAGGCAGAGGGAGAGGTTCTGGCGGTATAAGTTGCGTACCAACTATCCTGAGGGCCTGCATGTGTTTGACTGA